TTCAATGTGGAACAGAAAGAAATTGGGATATGGAGGTTATTATAATGAATGCAATCAAACGTTTTGGTAGTGCAATGATTGTACCTGTCTTGATGTTTGCTTTCTTTGGGATTGTACTGGGGTTTGCAACATTATTCAAAAATCCAACTATTATGGGTGGTTTAGCAGACCAACATACATTTTGGTTTAAATTTTGGTCAGTGATAGAGTCTGGTGGTTGGGTTATATTTAACCACATGGAAATTGTATTTGTAGTAGGGTTGCCACTATCTTTAGCTAAAAAAGCACCAGGCCACGCAGCACTAGCTGCATTAATGGGCTATTTAATGTTTAATACATTTATTAATGCGATATTAACACAATGGCCACATACATTTGGTGCCAATTTAGAAAAAGGTGTTGAAAATGTTACTGGCCTAAAAGCAATTGCTGGTATAGAAACATTAGATACCAATATTTTAGGTGGAATTATTATTTCAGGGATTATTACATGGATTCATAATCGTTATTATAGTAAACGTCTCCCAGAAATGTTAGGCGTATTCCAAGGATTAACATTTGTAGTGACGATTTCGTTCTTTGTGATGTTACCTGTCGCGGCAATTACTTGTGTGGTATGGCCTACAGTTCAACATGGTATTGCGTCAGTACAACACTTTATTATCGGATCAGGATATGTAGGTGTGTGGTTATATCATTTCTTAGAAAGAGTATTGATTCCAACCGGTTTACATCATTTCATTTATGCACCTATTGAAGTGGGCCCTGTCGTTGTCAATCATGGACTTAAAGCGGAATGGTTGCAACATTTAAATCAATTTGCAGAGAGTAGTAAGCCATTAAAAGAACAATTCCCGTACGGATTTATGTTACAAGGTAACGGAAAAGTATTCGGTTGTTTAGGTATTGCATTGGCAATGTATTCCACAACACCAAAAGAGAATCGAAAAAAAGTGGCTGCATTATTAATACCGGCAACACTTACAGCTGTAGTCGCAGGTATTACAGAACCATTAGAATTTACATTCTTATTTATTGCACCATATTTATTCGTATTGCACGCATTACTTGCAGCAACAATGGATACAATCATGTATGGTTTTGGATTAGTAGGTAACATGGGCGGTGGTGTTTTAGACTTCTTAGCTACAAACTGGATACCACTTGGTAAAGAACATTGGATGACATATGTGATTCAAGTGGTTATTGGTTTAATATTTGTAGGTATTTATTATGTATTATTTAGATTTTTAATATTGAAATTTGATATTCCGTTACCAGGTCGTCGTAAAAATGAAGAAGAAGTTAAACTATTCTCTAAACAAGATTACAAAGAGAAAAAAGGCGAAGGCAAGGCATCAAAGTCTCAATCAACTGGAAATGAATATGATGATAAAGCAGCTTATTATTTAGAAGGTCTAGGCGGTAAAGAGAATATTAAAGATGTTACAAATTGTACTACTCGTTTACGATTAACAGTTAATGATGAAAACAAAGTAGAAGACAGTAGTTATTTCACACATAATCAAATGGCACATGGTCTAGTTAAAAGTGGGAAAAGTGTACAAGTCGTAGTCGGTATGTCTGTACCACAAGTGAGAGAAGCATTTGAACACTTAGTATATGATAACGACGGAAAATAAATATATAAAAGGGATTCTGAAACATTGTAGTTTCGGAATCCCTTTTGTTTAATACTTGGATAAGTGGACGAATTATGAAATTCTTGCTTTATTAATCGCCTTAGATTTATATCCTGCTGAAAGAATATCTATGTTACGTGTTGCTACCGTATGTAGTAATTTAGAAAAAATATCAGGAGGACAAATGATACTTGCACAATTTTTATTTAAT
The DNA window shown above is from Staphylococcus sp. M0911 and carries:
- a CDS encoding alpha-glucoside-specific PTS transporter subunit IIBC, with amino-acid sequence MNAIKRFGSAMIVPVLMFAFFGIVLGFATLFKNPTIMGGLADQHTFWFKFWSVIESGGWVIFNHMEIVFVVGLPLSLAKKAPGHAALAALMGYLMFNTFINAILTQWPHTFGANLEKGVENVTGLKAIAGIETLDTNILGGIIISGIITWIHNRYYSKRLPEMLGVFQGLTFVVTISFFVMLPVAAITCVVWPTVQHGIASVQHFIIGSGYVGVWLYHFLERVLIPTGLHHFIYAPIEVGPVVVNHGLKAEWLQHLNQFAESSKPLKEQFPYGFMLQGNGKVFGCLGIALAMYSTTPKENRKKVAALLIPATLTAVVAGITEPLEFTFLFIAPYLFVLHALLAATMDTIMYGFGLVGNMGGGVLDFLATNWIPLGKEHWMTYVIQVVIGLIFVGIYYVLFRFLILKFDIPLPGRRKNEEEVKLFSKQDYKEKKGEGKASKSQSTGNEYDDKAAYYLEGLGGKENIKDVTNCTTRLRLTVNDENKVEDSSYFTHNQMAHGLVKSGKSVQVVVGMSVPQVREAFEHLVYDNDGK